The Methanocella arvoryzae MRE50 DNA window TGAAATCCTGGATAACGTAAAGTCAAAGTATTCAAAAGTGCCCGGCAGATCCGTTACCATAACATATGCCCCTGGAGCAAACTGCCTTGTCATGGCAGGCGATATGCTGGAAGACGTGTTCGACAATCTCGTAGACAACGCAATCCGGCATTCCCAGATAGCGGTGACCATCGATCTTACTATTGATCAAGTGCTTGATAAAGGGATTACATATTTAAGAATCGATGTTTCTGATAATGGGCCCGGCATCCCCGACGAGCTCAAGAAGACGATCTTAATGACCCCGGAGGAACTGGAAGGAAAGTCAATCCGCAGGGGTTTCGGCCTATATCTGGTCAGAACGCTGGTAGACTATTACCATGGCAAAGTCTGGGCGGAAGACCGGGTACCGGGCGACTACATGAAGGGCGCCCGATTCGTAGTATTATTACCAGCGGCAGAAAAGTAGGTTTTTTCAGCCCTCATCTACACATGTATCGCTACCGATATTTATTGGCGAATTCGTAGGTCACGATCGTTTCATTTGTTCCCGATCCGTGAACTATAGTCTTATGAAAAATGAGATATTCAGGTAGAGGCTATGAAAAATTAATAGTTGGCCCTGTGTGAGTCGAAAATACCGCCAGGCCCGCCAAGGTGCCAAGCTCGCCAAGAGATATTTTTCATGGAACTCCAAGAGGCCAAGTACTCATCTCATGAAAACTGGTTTTTCTAGTTAAGCCGATGAAAAACTCCTGGAGGTCGGGAGTTCCCGGGAGGCGGGGGAGGATTTTCAAGCTGGGAGGTTCGAGAGGGTGGAGAGGTCGAAGAGGAGGTCCGGGAGTGTGGAAAGGTCAGAGAGGATTTTTTAAGTTAAATCTCTCAGACCTCTGGGTACTCACATAACCTCCTCTCTGAACTCAATGACCTCCATGACCTCCCAGCTTGAACGTTTCCTCTCTAAACTCCGTGAACCTCTCCGACCTCCCCCTCCCCCGACCTCTCAATACCTCCCTGACCCAGATTTTTCATGAAACGCCAAGGATTTGGTGATCAGGATCAGAAGATATCGCCAAAAATCTTGGCGTGCTTGGCTCCTTGGCGTGCCTGGCGGTATTTTCGACCCATATGGGGACAACTTTCAATTTTTCATACCCCTACTTGAAAATACCCTTTTCATCCATGAGTCCTTACTGAAACGTTTCGTACGAGTGCCCGTACCGTTTACACGAAGTACCCGAAGTACACGAAGTACTCAAAGTACGGTAAAAATGGCATGCTGTAAGATGATCTTATCGTAAAACTTCGTGTATAGTCATTTCTGAAACTTTTTGGACGTCTGTCCGATCAGATCGTGGGGCGTATAGCCCTTGCTTATTCACGTGTGAACGATGACGAACGCTGCGCTGTGCTTGGACACAGATTGGACAGATGATACAGATTGGACAGATACGATAAGGAAAAATTGGTTAGACGATATCCTATTTCAGGTAGTATCTGTATAATCTGTCAAATCTGTACAATCTGTGTCCCGGCACAGCGCAGCGATCGTTCACGCATCGCCTCGAGAACGCCTGCGAATGCAGGCGTTCAAAAGGCGAACATCCAGGCACAGGAATGTCCAAAAAGTTTCAAGAAAAACTATACTTCGTGTACCTTGTGTACTTCGAGTAAACGGTACCTGACTGTCATAAAAGATTTAAGAATAACTCTACTCAAACATGATAAAAAAGGATCAGACAGCAGTTTAGCTATGAGCCAGCCGCTGCCGATCGAAACTCATCATGTAAACAGTACGGCGGCCTGCCTTTTCCACTAAAACCCCAAAGTAGGACCGGTCCGTCCAGCCCCTGGGAAGATAGCCTTCAGGGCCGCCGATGCCGAGACGGACGAGGTAATTAGCGTCTTCCTCGACCTCGAGCTGCTTTTCCCGGATCCGCCTGCCTTGCAGTTCAATAAACTGATCAGGGAGCTTATCCAGAATGTTTTCTACGACGCCGTTCCGCTGCCGGTATACGACTTCCCGGTGGTCGTGGCCGCAGACGATGACGAACCCGTCTCTCTTAAACACTTCTTTGACAGCTGCGAATGCCTCATCAGGCAGATAGTGATAGCCATCGTGGGCCATATAACTGCTGCCGGTCTCAGAGATGCGCTGCCAGGACTGGGCATAGTGCCAGGTCGTCTCAAAATCAGCATCTCCCGGGATCAGCGAAGCCGGGTCAAGAGGCCCTCCGTGCGCCGCAAAGAGCAGCCTGGGCTGGTCTACGTAAGTCCGGGGCATGCCATCGAAAAAGGCCTCGTAGGCCCCAGAAGCCTTGTAATCCTGATGGGCGGCCAGGCTGAGGGCATCGGGCGTGCTGATCTTTCGACCAAGAAGAAACGCCTCCTCGTGGTTACCGATAATCGACACGACGTTATCGAGTCCCTGCAGCCGTTCCACAACCTCCCGGGGATGGTGCCCCCGCTCCAGGAGGTCTCCCATGTTGAGGATCTTTTCCACCGGACCGTAGCGCTCTGAAAAGGCATCGCTGCCGGCGATCTCGAGGATGTCGTTCAAGGCCAGTATGTCCGCGTGTAGGTCTGATAATAGAAGGATTGATCCTGCCATCGTAGCCCTAATGGAAGGTCATAGATTAAAGCTATTCTGTCTATATACAATATGCTGGGCTTGCGTTTCCTGTCCTTGTCTCAGATAACCCGGTGCGCCCCGGGGTCGTACGCTCTTGACTTTCCGGACTTCGTCGAACATGTTAAAGTAGAAGTGTGACGCGTTGTTCGCCATTGGCCGGCAAATTCGACAACGGGAAGATATTGTTGAGAAAAAAGATATGGCTGGCTGTTAAGCCGGTGCAGGTTTTCTACTGCTTGCCAGCGCCAGTTTAACCGCCAGTAACGCCAGGATAATGCCGAGAGCAATATTCAGGATGCCGATCACCTGTGCCAGGGCTATGAGTCCCGTAAACGGACGAAAAATTAATATCGCTCCCGCGATCACCGATAGTACTCCGACAGCGACGAGTAGTAGTTCGCCCTTGATCGCCTTGCGAAGGTCGACAGCGAGAAGTACTTCCAGGATGCCGGCCATGATCCAGTAAGCCCCCAGCATTATCCCTAAAAACATGACTGTCTTTCCAGGTATGAGGACAATAATGGCTGCCACTGCTATAGATATCAGGCCGTGGAGGAGTCGCCAGAACCACCGGCCGTCCTTTACGCTCACCATCTGGAGCAGGACCAGCACACCGTCGAAGAACAGGAAAGCGGCAAGCAGGTAAACGAAGGTCAACAACGACAGGCCGGGCCAGAACAGTAGTGCAAACCCGAACAGGATAGCGATTAACGCTCGAAGCCCGACATCCCACCAGGATACATTCCATGAGGCAAACCCCATATCTTCGTATGTAAGACCAGTATTAGGCATCAATACACCACTAAGTAAAACGAAAGCCAGTTTTATTAAAATATTTAACATAACTCACGGAGGACATAATACTGTGAGAAAATGGATCTGTCCCTATTTTCGTTGAATAAGGATACTGGCAATTCCCGTAATCGTCATTCCGAAAGAAGGTTAAAAGCTAAAGCTAGTGCGGGGGACGAGATTTGAACTCGCGAATCCCTTCGGAACAGGACCCTCAATCCTGCGCCTTTGACCTGTCTGGGCTACCCCCGCATCTCGAAAAGATGGTTACTATACTATTCAGGCGCTGACATCCACGATCAGATTACAGTAACGTGAAAGCCTTGAGTGCGAATCATTAAAGGCATTTTTGCGATATAAAACTTTCCCTCACAGCACACGATTGCACCTAAACAGTTCGAATCTTTTATCTACCATCGGACAAGAAATAATCAATAATGGTGACTACTAAAACCATCCCGGAGATCAACGAGCGCATAGAAAAGGGCACTGTAACGGTCATGACCGCTACCGAAATCCTCGCTATCGCCGAAAAGGGCGAGCGGATCCCCGACGTTGACGTGGTCACCTGCGGCACCAAGGGCATCATGAGCGGCACCATGGCCAGCCTCTCGTTCAAGGTCGCCGAGAAGAACGCCTTCATCCGGGCAAAGGGCCTGTGGCTCAACGGAGTTCCTGCATACCCCGGGCCTTGCCCGAACGAGCGCCTGGGCATCGTAGACGCCATCGTGTACGGCACCGCCCACAGCACTTACGACCACCACTATGGCGGCGGCCATCTGTTCAGGGATCTGGTAGAGGGCAACGAGATCGAAGTAGAGGTTGACACCGGTTTGGCTGAAAGACTAACTACTACCGTCACCCTGAGCGACATGGGCCACGCCCGGATGATCGCCACCCGGCACGCTTTCAAGAACTACCTCGCATACGTCAACCCGGTGGCCGAAACCCTGGAAAAGTCCATCTTCTCGGTCGGCGCTTTCTACGGCCCCTACAAAGAGCTAAAGTTCTGCGGCTGCGGCGAGCTAAACCCCATCGAGAAAGACCCCGACTTAGAAGTCCTCGGGGCAGGCACCAGAGCCCTCATCAACGGCGCCCCCGGCATGATCACCGGCGCCGGCACCAGGAGCACCAGAGAGAAGCCCAACTTCTCCGCCGTCGCCGACCTGAAGCAGATGAAGAGCGAATACCTGGGCGGCTTCGTGACATCAGAAGGGCCGGAAGTCATTGCATCATGGGCCGTACCTGTGCCGGTGCTGAACGACCGGGTGCTGAAGAACATCCTGAAAACAGACAAGGAAATTCCGCTGCCAGTCGTCGACGTCCGGGGACGGATCGAGCTGGGCAGGATCACCTATGCAGACGTGTGGAAGAATTGCGATTTCGCCGTTCGTTTCAACCCCGATTTGTGCGACTCCTGTGAGCCCTGCAAGGGGGAGTTGATCTGCCCGACGGCTGCTTTGAGTAAAGAGTCGAAGCGCATAGACAGGTCCAGGTGCTTCAACTGCGGCACATGCGTAGGCCTGTGCCCGGCAGTATCGGCCAACATGGGCAGCGTAGAGTTCAACGGCATGACCATACCCATCACCGAAAGGCATTCCGACAGGCTGGGAGCCATGAAGATCTCCAACGAGTTGAAGAAGCAGATCGCCTCCGGGGAGTTCAAGCTGTCGGAGATCGTGCAAAGAATAACATTTTAACGTACACCTCGAAAAGCCCGGAGGTTGAGAAGTTCCCGTGAGGCCGGGGAGGATTTTCAAGCTGGGAGGTCCGGGAGGGTAGAGAGGTCTGGGAGGAGGTCCGGGAGTGTGGAAAGGTTGGAGAGGTTTTTCTAAAGTTATTTAATGTAAAATCACAGTGGGCCAGTATATTCACACCCACCCACTGTGATGCTTGATTAAAATCGCTTTGTCAGGCCTGAGTCGATCCTCTATACTAACGACTGGAAACACCCAGGCCAACGGCCCTAAAAGCGCAGGCCGTAATATTGGTTGTGCATGTAGCAATACGTATCGTAGATCGTGCTCTGCGCTTCGGCGCCAGGTACGAGGAGGCCCTGGAGGCTCGCGCTTAGGCTCATGCGGGCAGCCTCAATCTGCTCTGCTGTGAAGAGACCGTTCATGGCCAGTGTGATGCTCAACATGACTAGAATCGTGGCAACGACATAAAACATGCTGGTTTTTCCGTTATCCATTTATCAAATACCCCGTTTAATTTGCGTTTAAAATGGGTTTTCGGGGATAGTATAAAACTTTTGTCGAAAACAGGATAAAATTTGTCGTTTTCAGGCGGAAAAACGGACGAAGGCCCCGGCCTCAGGCCGGGGGCTGTGTTCGTTACAGGCGTTGCCTGACGCCTGTATAATATGCTGGTTGTAGACGGTGTATACCCCCATCGCCCACGAAGCCAAATATATCTACAATATACTTAAATATTCGCTATTTAAAGAGAATTTGCGAATTAGAAATTAGAGGTTGCGAGTAAGCATATTTTAAGTCGTGGACGAGCTCTGAATAAATAATTTGCATAATAGTTTTTACCATCAGATAGCAACCCTATCGGCCGCCTTTGATGATGCGGTTCCAGAATCCCCGGTCGATGTACTGCCGGTACCACCAGTTGAAGTTGACTGCCATCAGGCTGCGCACGATGGGTATGCGCTCCAGCAGGAAAATTCCCTTGTCTGCCACGTACAGGAGCGCGAGGTAGGATAGTAAAGCGGCCAGCCAGCTGAGAATCGTGCCGGCAGTCCCGGCGGGGAATACGATGCCGGCCTGGCTGATGGCTGCAAAGATCCACTCTGCCGGAAACAGGAGTATTCCGACCAGCAGTACTATCCGGGGTATGGACGTGTTGATCGCCTTCCGGGGGCAAATATTGATGCACCTCATGCATCCCTGGCATCTCCAGTCCCACCCCGGCCGGCCTGCAGTGAGCCTTACTACCCCGGCCGGACAGGTCTTGACACAGGTTCCGCAGCCGTTGCAGTTTCCGTCTGCCACGTAGAGCTTGGCTAATATGTGCCGGCCTACGAGGCCATAGGCGAGGCCGAAAGGCACACACAGGAAAGCCAGCAGCAGGTTGTGCCTGACGCTCCTCTCGCCACGGACAAGCTTTTCAGCTAGCCAGTCGACCCGGCGATCTCCGAGTTCCCGGATCTCCGATTGCCGCCCCTCGCCAGGTACGGGAAGAACAATCCTTAAGGCAACGGTGTATGGGGCGGCATCTGCCAGTACAACGTCATAGCCTTTCAGCCGCAGAATCAGCCATGCGTGATCGAATGACCAGCCGGGATCGCCCTGTATTCCGGGCACCCGGGAAGTAGGGTGAAAGGATCCGTTGATGGCAATAACTGCTGCCTTCGCATTTTTGCCCGGCGGCAGCTTCCACAGGTAGCGAGCCATGAGGTCTGGAATATCGCAGGCATATACAGGAAAGGTGAAGAGGTGCAGATCATAGCTCCCGGCCGGTGGCCTGGTTCCCCGGATTACCTGCTGCCACTCGACAGAATAGCCTGCTTCCTTCAGCCGGCGCTCCACCACCGTTGCCGCGTGGTAAGAATTTCCAGTGCCGGAAAAGTAATGGATCAGAGCGGATGGCATCTCTCAAGCCCTCAATATATAATTGATGTATCATTTTGATATATAGGTTACATAAGAGAACCTCGCAGTAGAAAAAGTAAGGGTATTCAGTTCGTGTGCACTGTCGATGCGGGCCTTGAGCTTATCCGATGCCATGATACTGGCAATGAGCATGCCGTCCAGAGGAAGATTTACGGGTTCACGGTAAGTATTATCTGGCATCACAGTATATGCAATTGACATATTATCTCTGGCCATCAAAACCTTTTTAACATCAAAAGTAATAATAATGTTCTAAAAAATGTTACTATTTACGCCAGAATCAGGCCAGGATGTGGATACAAGATGGATCAGGAACTAATGCGTATTGGGGTTTCTCTGCCCGACAATCTACTGGACCGCTTTGACAACATCATCGAGAAGCGGGGCTATTCATCCAGGTCAGAAGGTATCCGCGACGCCATCCGGAACTACATCATGCACTACGAGTGGATGAACGAAGTTGAAGGCGAGCGGATCGGCGTCATCACGCTGATCTACGACCACGACCAGCGAGGCCTGGTGAACAACCTGACCGACATCCAGCACGAGTACATGGGCATGATCAAATCTTCCGTCCACGTCCACCTCGACCACGACAACTGCCTGGAACTAATCATGCTACAGGGAGAGGGGAAGCAGGTCAAGGAAGTGGCCGAGAAGATGATGGCCCTCAAAGGCGTCAAGCACGTCAAGCTGACCACGGTTTCTCCCAACACCGAGCTATAAGGCCTTAGCATGATCCCAGACTGGTTGAAAGAGACAGATCCCCGCCCGCCCGGGCGCTTTGACGTGAAGCGGGGCAGGAAAAGTTTCATCGGCAAGACGCTGGGAGACATGTTCTCTTTCTTCGGGGAAACGCTGACATCGGAAAACTACTCCAGGAGAAACGGCCTGCTCCAGAGCCTCGATCCCAGGGTTAAGCTGGCCTCGATCCTGGCGCTGGTCGTAGCGGTGACGATGATCAAGGATCTTTACCTCCTGATCTTCGTTTATGCGCTGACCCTGCTGTTCGCCGGGCTGAGCAAGATCAGCATCGGCTTCTTCGTCAAGAGAGTCTGGCTGTTCATACCCATCTTCACTGGCATCATCGTCCTTCCCGTAATCTTCAACGTGGTCACTCCGGGAAATTTGCTGGTACCGCTGGTGACGTTTGGCCCGAATGCCAGCATCGGCGGCATACTTTTGCCCGAGACGTTCGGCATTACCACCCAGGGGTTGCTGACAGCCGTGACGTTCACCATCAGAGTGGCGACCTGCGTCTCGGCTATCGTCCTGCTGTTCCTGAGCACACCGCAGGAAGCGCTGTTCAAGGCGTTCAGGGCGCTGGGAGTGCCTAAAGTGTACGTGCTCACGCTGGACATGTGCTACCGGTACATTTTCATGTTCATCGACATAATCCGGGACATGTTCATCGCGAAGAAGAGCCGGACCATTCGTAGCGAAGGCACCTTCGCAGAGCAGAAATGGGTCACCGGGCGCATTGGCTACACTTTGATTAAGACGCTGGACATGAGCGATAAGGTGCACAAAGCTATGGTGTCCAGGGGCT harbors:
- the nikR gene encoding nickel-responsive transcriptional regulator NikR, translating into MDQELMRIGVSLPDNLLDRFDNIIEKRGYSSRSEGIRDAIRNYIMHYEWMNEVEGERIGVITLIYDHDQRGLVNNLTDIQHEYMGMIKSSVHVHLDHDNCLELIMLQGEGKQVKEVAEKMMALKGVKHVKLTTVSPNTEL
- a CDS encoding EFR1 family ferrodoxin (N-terminal region resembles flavodoxins. C-terminal ferrodoxin region binds two 4Fe-4S clusters.), producing the protein MPSALIHYFSGTGNSYHAATVVERRLKEAGYSVEWQQVIRGTRPPAGSYDLHLFTFPVYACDIPDLMARYLWKLPPGKNAKAAVIAINGSFHPTSRVPGIQGDPGWSFDHAWLILRLKGYDVVLADAAPYTVALRIVLPVPGEGRQSEIRELGDRRVDWLAEKLVRGERSVRHNLLLAFLCVPFGLAYGLVGRHILAKLYVADGNCNGCGTCVKTCPAGVVRLTAGRPGWDWRCQGCMRCINICPRKAINTSIPRIVLLVGILLFPAEWIFAAISQAGIVFPAGTAGTILSWLAALLSYLALLYVADKGIFLLERIPIVRSLMAVNFNWWYRQYIDRGFWNRIIKGGR
- a CDS encoding HdeD family acid-resistance protein, which gives rise to MPNTGLTYEDMGFASWNVSWWDVGLRALIAILFGFALLFWPGLSLLTFVYLLAAFLFFDGVLVLLQMVSVKDGRWFWRLLHGLISIAVAAIIVLIPGKTVMFLGIMLGAYWIMAGILEVLLAVDLRKAIKGELLLVAVGVLSVIAGAILIFRPFTGLIALAQVIGILNIALGIILALLAVKLALASSRKPAPA
- a CDS encoding metallophosphoesterase, yielding MAGSILLLSDLHADILALNDILEIAGSDAFSERYGPVEKILNMGDLLERGHHPREVVERLQGLDNVVSIIGNHEEAFLLGRKISTPDALSLAAHQDYKASGAYEAFFDGMPRTYVDQPRLLFAAHGGPLDPASLIPGDADFETTWHYAQSWQRISETGSSYMAHDGYHYLPDEAFAAVKEVFKRDGFVIVCGHDHREVVYRQRNGVVENILDKLPDQFIELQGRRIREKQLEVEEDANYLVRLGIGGPEGYLPRGWTDRSYFGVLVEKAGRRTVYMMSFDRQRLAHS
- a CDS encoding methanogenesis marker 16 metalloprotein, which gives rise to MVTTKTIPEINERIEKGTVTVMTATEILAIAEKGERIPDVDVVTCGTKGIMSGTMASLSFKVAEKNAFIRAKGLWLNGVPAYPGPCPNERLGIVDAIVYGTAHSTYDHHYGGGHLFRDLVEGNEIEVEVDTGLAERLTTTVTLSDMGHARMIATRHAFKNYLAYVNPVAETLEKSIFSVGAFYGPYKELKFCGCGELNPIEKDPDLEVLGAGTRALINGAPGMITGAGTRSTREKPNFSAVADLKQMKSEYLGGFVTSEGPEVIASWAVPVPVLNDRVLKNILKTDKEIPLPVVDVRGRIELGRITYADVWKNCDFAVRFNPDLCDSCEPCKGELICPTAALSKESKRIDRSRCFNCGTCVGLCPAVSANMGSVEFNGMTIPITERHSDRLGAMKISNELKKQIASGEFKLSEIVQRITF
- the cbiQ gene encoding cobalt ECF transporter T component CbiQ gives rise to the protein MIPDWLKETDPRPPGRFDVKRGRKSFIGKTLGDMFSFFGETLTSENYSRRNGLLQSLDPRVKLASILALVVAVTMIKDLYLLIFVYALTLLFAGLSKISIGFFVKRVWLFIPIFTGIIVLPVIFNVVTPGNLLVPLVTFGPNASIGGILLPETFGITTQGLLTAVTFTIRVATCVSAIVLLFLSTPQEALFKAFRALGVPKVYVLTLDMCYRYIFMFIDIIRDMFIAKKSRTIRSEGTFAEQKWVTGRIGYTLIKTLDMSDKVHKAMVSRGFNGDIKIMQKYTMKMRDYIALVTVFGFSIFLIMLSYNIIKV